The Phyllopteryx taeniolatus isolate TA_2022b chromosome 9, UOR_Ptae_1.2, whole genome shotgun sequence genome contains a region encoding:
- the rplp2 gene encoding 60S acidic ribosomal protein P2, protein MRYVAAYLLAVLGGNTSPSAKDIKVILGSVGIEAEDERLNKVISELQGKNINEVMNSGLSKLASVPAGGAVAAPAASGKAASAGAAPAAAEEKKEEKEESEESDEDMGFGLFD, encoded by the exons ATGCGTTACGTGGCCGCTTACCTGTTGGCTGTGCTCGGTGGAAACACCAGCCCCTCGGCCAAGGACATCAAGGTCATTTTGGGCAGCGTGGGGATCGAGGCTGAGGATGAACGCTTAAACAAG GTCATTAGTGAGCTGCAAGGGAAAAACATCAATGAAGTCATGAATTCAg GCCTCTCGAAGTTAGCCTCCGTACCAGCGGGTGGCGCTGTGGCGGCTCCTGCTGCGTCGGGCAAGGCTGCTAGCGCTGGGGCTGCGCCTGCTGCTG cggaagagaaaaaggaggagaaggaggaatcAGAAGAGTCGGATGAAGACATGGGCTTTGGACTCTTCGATTAA
- the LOC133483990 gene encoding potassium voltage-gated channel subfamily A member 2 — MTVATGDPSDEAAAHPGHPLDYDPEADHECCERVVINISGLRFETQLKTLSQFPDTLLGDPKKRMRYFDPLRNEYFFDRNRPSFDAILYYYQSGGRLRRPVNVTLDIFSEEIRFYELGDEAIEIFREDEGFIKEEERPLPDNEFQRQLWLLFEYPESSGPARIIAIISVMVILISIVSFCLETLPIFHNDEGDMHKSHAEFFSPETNTTVIRYTSTYFTDPFFILETLCIIWFSFEFLVRFFACPSKAGFFGNLMNIIDIVAIIPYFITLGTELADSPDDGQSGQQAMSLAILRVIRLVRVFRIFKLSRHSKGLQILGQTLKASMRELGLLIFFLFIGVILFSSAVYFAEADERQSQFESIPDAFWWAVVSMTTVGYGDMVPTTIGGKIVGSLCAIAGVLTIALPVPVIVSNFNYFYHRETEGEEQAQYLQVNAAKSESGEELKKSRSGSTISKSDYMEIQETVNNSNEDFRRENLKTANCTLANTNYVNITKMLTDV, encoded by the coding sequence GCTGCGAGCGGGTGGTCATCAACATCTCCGGGCTGCGCTTCGAGACCCAACTCAAGACCCTCTCGCAGTTCCCCGACACGCTACTGGGGGACCCCAAAAAGAGGATGCGTTACTTCGACCCGCTGCGGAACGAGTACTTTTTCGACAGGAACAGACCCAGCTTTGACGCCATTTTGTACTACTACCAGTCGGGCGGGCGACTAAGGAGGCCGGTGAACGTCACGCTGGACATCTTCTCTGAGGAGATCCGCTTCTACGAGCTGGGCGACGAGGCTATCGAGATTTTCCGTGAGGACGAGGGCTTCATCAAGGAGGAGGAACGCCCTCTCCCCGACAACGAGTTTCAGAGACAATTGTGGCTGCTGTTCGAGTACCCGGAGAGCTCAGGTCCAGCCCGGATTATCGCCATCATCTCCGTCATGGTCATCCTCATCTCCATCGTCAGTTTCTGCCTGGAGACACTCCCCATCTTCCACAACGACGAGGGCGACATGCACAAGTCCCACGCCGAGTTCTTTTCCCCCGAGACCAACACCACGGTCATCAGGTACACGTCCACCTACTTCACCGACCCGTTCTTCATCCTGGAGACACTGTGCATCATCTGGTTCTCCTTTGAGTTTCTAGTGCGCTTCTTCGCCTGCCCCAGCAAAGCGGGCTTCTTTGGCAACCTCATGAACATCATTGACATTGTGGCCATCATCCCGTATTTCATCACGCTCGGCACGGAGCTGGCAGATAGTCCGGACGACGGCCAAAGTGGGCAACAGGCCATGTCTTTAGCTATCCTCAGGGTGATCCGACTGGTGCGAGTCTTCCGAATTTTCAAGCTCTCACGCCACTCCAAGGGGCTACAGATCCTGGGCCAGACCCTCAAGGCCAGCATGAGAGAGCTGGGACtgctcatcttcttcctcttcatcgGCGTCATCCTCTTCTCTAGCGCTGTGTACTTCGCCGAGGCTGACGAGCGACAGTCCCAGTTTGAGAGCATCCCGGACGCCTTCTGGTGGGCCGTGGTCTCCATGACCACGGTGGGCTACGGCGACATGGTGCCCACCACCATCGGGGGCAAAATTGTGGGCTCCTTGTGTGCTATCGCCGGCGTGCTGACCATCGCCTTGCCCGTGCCCGTCATCGTGTCCAACTTCAACTACTTCTACCACCGCGAGACGGAAGGGGAGGAGCAGGCGCAGTACCTCCAGGTCAACGCGGCCAAGAGCGAGTCGGGCGAGGAGCTGAAGAAGAGTCGCAGCGGATCCACCATCAGCAAGTCGGACTACATGGAGATCCAGGAGACGGTCAACAACAGCAACGAGGACTTCCGCCGGGAGAACCTCAAGACGGCCAACTGCACGCTGGCCAACACAAACTACGTCAACATCACCAAGATGCTCACAGACGTGTAG
- the LOC133484069 gene encoding potassium voltage-gated channel subfamily A member 10, with the protein MEVPLVNFENVDDVGINLGDPSDSGYPTSPTSEAQDPEPSPRRLPSPRLSPRWSRREGPSPSTPSKATSSSCSLISNLKLLVSGESGSEGVFSRMPRDCYDNEDLFEKIGVEDRDQKVVINVSGLMFETQLSTLNRFPETLLGDPVKRMRHFDPMKNEYFFDRNRPSFDGVLYFYQSGGRVRRPANVPLDVFASEIVFYQLGHEAMEQFREDEGFIKEPEVLLPTNELQRQFWLLFEYPESSSAAKSVALVSVFVIVISIFIFCLETLPEFREGSDFTPDAAHVVNGTSEGSSPHPAPKDILAYLTDPFFIVETICIIWFCFEAGVRFAVCPSKSDFFNNIMNIIDIVSIIPYFVTLGTELATTPDDDTNSSQNMSLAILRIIRLVRVFRIFKLSRHSKGLQILGQTLKASMRELGLLIFFLFIGVILFSSAIFFAEVDEPQTQFVSIPDGFWWAVVTMTTVGYGDMCPSTIGGKMVGTLCAIAGVLTIALPVPVIVSNFNYFYHRETEQEEKRMIDAATEAQKSTLADKYGSAASLDKSTWSVEKNGYNS; encoded by the exons ATGGAG GTTCCTCTGGTTAACTTCGAAAACGTGGACGATGTGGGCATCAACTTGGGCGACCCCAGCGACTCGGGCTACCCGACGTCGCCCACGTCGGAGGCCCAGGATCCCGAGCCCTCACCCCGCCGCCTGCCGTCCCCGCGTCTGTCCCCTCGCTGGTCCCGCCGCGAGGGTCCGTCCCCTTCCACGCCATCCAAAGCCACTTCCAGTAGCTGCAGCCTGATCTCCAATCTAAAGCTCCTGGTGAGCGGCGAGTCGGGTTCTGAAGGCGTCTTCAGCAGGATGCCGAGGGACTGCTACGACAATGAGGACTTGTTCGAGAAGATCGGCGTGGAGGACCGAGACCAGAAGGTGGTCATCAATGTCTCGGGGCTGATGTTCGAGACGCAGCTGAGCACGCTCAACCGGTTCCCGGAGACTCTACTGGGCGACCCCGTCAAACGAATGCGCCACTTCGACCCCATGAAGAACGAGTATTTCTTCGACCGTAACCGCCCTTCTTTCGACGGCGTCCTGTACTTTTACCAATCTGGCGGGAGGGTCCGCAGGCCAGCCAACGTCCCATTAGATGTCTTCGCCAGTGAGATCGTCTTCTATCAGCTGGGCCATGAGGCCATGGAGCAGTTCCGTGAAGACGAAGGGTTCATCAAAGAGCCCGAGGTCCTGTTGCCCACCAACGAGCTCCAGAGACAGTTCTGGCTCCTGTTCGAGTATCCTGAGAGCTCCAGTGCTGCCAAATCCGTTGCTCTCGTCTCGGTGTTTGTCATCGTCATCTCCATCTTTATCTTTTGTCTGGAAACGCTACCAGAGTTCAGGGAGGGTAGCGATTTCACTCCCGATGCGGCTCATGTTGTTAACGGGACCAGCGAAGGTTCAAGTCCTCACCCTGCCCCCAAAGACATCCTAGCCTACCTTACGGACCCTTTCTTTATCGTAGAAACCATTTGCATAATCTGGTTCTGCTTTGAGGCAGGCGTTCGCTTTGCCGTGTGTCCCAGTAAGAGCGACTTCTTCAACAACATCATGAACATCATCGACATCGTGTCCATCATCCCATACTTCGTCACGCTGGGCACGGAGCTGGCAACCACTCCCGACGATGATACCAACTCCAGCCAAAACATGTCGCTCGCCATCCTGAGGATCATCCGCCTGGTGAGAGTGTTCCGCATCTTCAAGCTGTCGCGCCACTCCAAGGGGCTCCAGATCCTGGGGCAGACCCTGAAGGCCAGCATGCGAGAGCTGGGCCTGCttatcttcttcctcttcatcgGCGTCATCCTCTTCTCTAGCGCCATCTTCTTCGCCGAAGTCGACGAGCCCCAGACGCAGTTCGTCAGCATCCCGGACGGATTCTGGTGGGCGGTGGTCACCATGACCACGGTGGGCTACGGAGACATGTGCCCCAGCACCATAGGCGGCAAGATGGTGGGAACCCTGTGCGCCATCGCCGGCGTGCTGACCATCGCGCTGCCCGTGCCCGTCATCGTGTCCAACTTCAACTACTTCTACCACCGCGAGACCGAGCAGGAGGAGAAGCGGATGATCGACGCCGCCACCGAGGCGCAGAAGAGCACGCTGGCCGACAAGTACGGCAGCGCGGCGTCGCTCGACAAAAGCACCTGGAGCGTCGAGAAGAACGGCTACAACTCGTAA
- the LOC133483997 gene encoding uncharacterized protein LOC133483997, with protein MEAQTAQRWPNNSPVISVAPNDTRRLLEVYVKRSLSLNDESLGIKSPERKLKWVTIPKRHRRHSSDPSIHLADGVNEDGGFSSLATVDLPPEILPDDKVSKKSKKHKKPSLWKNFLDLFPRRSSEEKDEEQECPYDVPEASDDDSDHVSVCLPASTPASSTKKKSLKRNVLRRRFSKRRLSLIKFNKREELNPADITVVEAVVSVEPTISYYEKVSEELEKILHEVKEKEEAVTMSDEEVINRIIALTKEQGDAIDGKIRDNSTLSNFFKGMSYSSFQRLADAYLEKEASPTLTQPAVLSTAPELVKLAFTLDFTARVAGLSRQNVGHITGLGNRYLQDRFEYKQACSDHP; from the exons ATGGAAGCCCAGACAGCCCAGCGATGGCCCAACAACAGTCCTGTGATTTCAGTGGCGCCCAACGACACGCGGCGTCTTCTGGAAGTTTACGTCAAACGCAGCCTCAGCCTCAACGACGAGTCGCTGGGAATCAAGTCTCCCGAGCGTAAACTCAAGTGGGTGACCATCCCCAAAAGGCACCGGAGACATTCCAGCGACCCTTCCATTCACTTGGCCGACGGCGTGAACGAAGACGGTGGGTTCTCGTCGCTCGCTACCGTCGACCTTCCCCCGGAGATACTGCCGGACGACAAGGTCAGCAAGAAGTCCAAGAAGCACAAAAAGCCCTCCTTGTGGAAGAACTTCCTGGATCTGTTCCCGCGGAGGAGCAGTGAGGAGAAAGACGAGGAGCAGGAGTGTCCGTACGATGTTCCGGAAGCGTCCGACGATGACTCGGACCACGTTTCCGTGTGCCTGCCCGCCTCGACGCCGGCCTCCTCGACAAAGAAGAAGTCCTTAAAGAGAAATGTTTTGAGAAGAAGGTTTTCCAAGAGGCGCCTGTCCCTCATTAAGTTCAACAAGCGAGAGGAGTTGAACCCGGCGGACATCACCGTAGTAGAAG CCGTGGTGAGCGTGGAACCGACCATCTCCTACTATGAGAAGGTGTCCGAGGAACTGGAGAAGATTCTCCACGAGGTCAAGGAAAAGGAGGAGGCGGTGACTATGTCGGATG AGGAGGTCATCAACCGGATCATTGCTTTGACAAAGGAGCAGGGAGACGCTATCGACGGCAAG ATTAGAGACAATTCCACCCTGAGCAACTTCTTCAAGGGGATGTCGTACTCGTCCTTCCAGAGGCTGGCCGACGCCTACCTGGAAAAGGAGGCGTCGCCCACACTCACCCAGCCCGCCGTCCTGTCCACGGCGCCCGAGCTGGTCAAGTTGGCCTTCACGCTGGACTTCACGGCTCGCGTCGCCGGCCTCTCCCGCCAAAACGTCGGTCACATCACCGGCCTGGGCAACCGCTATCTGCAAGACCGATTTGAGTACAAACAA GCATGTTCAGATCATCCCTGA